The Candidatus Omnitrophota bacterium genome includes a window with the following:
- a CDS encoding HlyC/CorC family transporter, translated as MIFLLIISFLCMFYFAGTETAICSLSPFQKQSILAGPPSAATALRRFLNTPHRILTSILIGNALSVVASSVLTQLLARDISSRFSMSIERTSFAASVVLFAFVVMFGDILAKTLAKKHPRSFAAAALPFLPKVVFFLSPLARLLFAMSRFLSELLGVKLSKTLPRTSSQDLAEASELAYVSGKISHEEKTMLKGILEFPEKEVRQVMVPEVDIKAVDINWGKARIFRELALSGHSRIPVYSGSLDNIVGVIYTKDILGVLNMGTLLIVQDIMRAPTFVPETAPVKTLLKNFSNGRQHLSIVVDEYGKVTGLITLEDVLEEITGDIFDEFDKEVVYKKEKDGSYIVPASEDVDRVNSKLSLSLPEHPASSIGGLILEQLDYVPRKGESVEIDGVVIEVHSADRQKITSVRIRIPEL; from the coding sequence ATGATATTCCTTTTGATAATCAGTTTTCTGTGTATGTTTTATTTTGCCGGCACCGAGACAGCGATATGCTCTCTTTCTCCTTTTCAGAAGCAGTCAATCCTGGCAGGGCCGCCGTCGGCCGCCACGGCCTTGAGGAGATTCCTGAATACCCCTCACAGGATACTGACCTCCATACTTATAGGTAATGCGCTGTCCGTTGTCGCATCCAGCGTCCTGACTCAGCTCCTCGCGCGGGATATTTCTTCGCGTTTCAGTATGTCCATCGAGCGCACTTCCTTTGCCGCGAGCGTTGTTCTCTTCGCGTTTGTTGTTATGTTCGGCGATATACTCGCGAAAACACTCGCGAAAAAACATCCCAGAAGTTTCGCCGCCGCGGCTTTGCCTTTTTTGCCGAAAGTGGTTTTTTTTCTCAGCCCCCTGGCAAGATTGCTCTTTGCGATGAGCAGGTTTTTATCTGAATTGCTGGGAGTAAAACTTTCCAAAACTCTGCCGCGGACTAGCTCTCAGGATCTGGCGGAGGCTTCGGAGTTGGCTTATGTGTCAGGGAAAATAAGCCATGAGGAAAAAACAATGCTCAAGGGTATTCTGGAATTCCCGGAGAAAGAGGTGCGCCAGGTAATGGTGCCGGAGGTTGATATAAAGGCTGTGGATATAAACTGGGGGAAAGCCCGGATTTTCAGGGAGCTGGCGCTGTCCGGCCATTCGCGCATCCCCGTTTATTCGGGTTCGCTGGATAATATTGTGGGCGTGATATACACCAAGGATATTTTAGGCGTACTCAATATGGGCACTCTGCTGATAGTCCAGGATATCATGAGGGCGCCGACATTCGTGCCCGAGACAGCTCCGGTGAAAACCCTCCTCAAGAATTTCAGCAACGGCCGCCAGCATCTTTCTATCGTTGTGGACGAATACGGCAAAGTGACGGGGCTCATAACGCTGGAAGATGTGCTTGAGGAGATAACAGGGGATATTTTTGATGAATTCGATAAAGAGGTGGTGTATAAAAAAGAGAAAGACGGGTCCTATATCGTTCCGGCTTCGGAGGATGTGGACAGGGTCAACAGCAAACTTTCTCTTTCTCTGCCGGAGCATCCCGCCTCATCCATCGGGGGGCTGATACTTGAGCAGCTCGATTATGTGCCCCGCAAGGGCGAGTCAGTGGAAATAGACGGTGTCGTGATCGAGGTGCACAGCGCCGACCGGCAGAAGATCACGAGCGTCCGTATCCGTATCCCGGAACTATGA
- a CDS encoding HlyC/CorC family transporter, whose product MIFIFLAALLVFSGVFSSMETSLATLNRARIKALFNQTKLRIFSDWLLRPGSVLSTILIGNNFVNIAFSSILSYVIIGAALSRGFTAVASSAVALFVTSALLLFFGEIMPKNIATTYPQKVSGAFGSFLNFVSYIFRPLSNFTTYFSELISGSAAESSDLHVSRGDIGEISENLEDRESFSKIISKVLSLNQKKLFEVMTPREKIVGIDLNSSEESMEELIIDSGISRFPVYYGSLDRIAGIVYAREIVKARILEGKADIKQYARRPLFIDEAVTVLGAYRQLINKRVHIALVTDSSGTITGIVTMEDLLEEIFGNILDEYDLKRSGAEK is encoded by the coding sequence ATGATTTTTATATTTCTTGCGGCTCTTCTTGTTTTTTCGGGAGTTTTCTCATCAATGGAAACATCCCTGGCGACGCTTAACCGCGCCCGGATAAAGGCGCTTTTCAATCAGACGAAACTGCGGATCTTCAGCGACTGGCTGTTGAGGCCGGGGTCGGTGCTCTCCACCATACTCATAGGGAATAATTTTGTTAATATCGCTTTCAGCTCTATTCTATCATATGTCATAATCGGCGCGGCCTTATCCCGCGGCTTTACGGCCGTCGCGTCCTCGGCCGTGGCTTTGTTTGTCACCTCAGCGCTTCTTCTTTTTTTCGGCGAGATAATGCCGAAGAACATAGCCACCACTTATCCGCAAAAGGTCAGCGGGGCGTTCGGGAGTTTTCTCAATTTTGTATCTTATATTTTCAGGCCGCTCAGCAATTTCACCACTTATTTTTCCGAACTGATCTCAGGGAGCGCAGCGGAATCCTCGGATTTGCACGTAAGCAGGGGGGACATAGGGGAGATTTCGGAAAATCTTGAGGACAGGGAGAGTTTCTCCAAGATAATATCCAAGGTGCTGTCGCTCAACCAGAAAAAGCTTTTTGAGGTGATGACCCCCCGCGAAAAAATAGTGGGGATAGACCTTAATTCGTCCGAAGAATCCATGGAGGAGCTGATAATAGATTCGGGTATATCGCGCTTCCCTGTTTATTACGGTTCTCTGGACAGGATAGCGGGCATTGTCTATGCGAGGGAAATTGTCAAAGCGCGTATTCTGGAAGGGAAGGCCGATATCAAACAATATGCCCGCCGGCCTCTTTTTATAGACGAGGCCGTCACGGTGCTGGGAGCTTACAGACAGCTTATCAACAAGAGGGTGCACATAGCGCTTGTGACGGATTCCTCGGGAACGATAACGGGAATCGTCACAATGGAGGATCTTCTGGAAGAGATATTCGGGAATATCCTGGACGAATATGACCTGAAGAGGAGCGGCGCGGAGAAATGA
- a CDS encoding HDIG domain-containing protein: MGRVKSFFSRIFQSWAEALDKPSKNKNILKKDIPFPAWLLGVLISLSVLMALSAEFGFEKNFIAGSGLFVIIWIYAAFSFIKTEKEMNPSKILLSGLVIVSAVLMTQFAKSREISMYFVFTPAAASLLNFLVSRRVAENAALLISLIVSFIYLGNFEVFFISFVGGLGAIAFPRRIIKRSDIFLNALSIFVFLLAANFALQLLGIHSGNLIYDGIRSPFLVSSLTFIFIISFFPLFEWVLNLTSDVRLIELGDFNHPLLKKLMIEAPGTYHHSLMVAALAEAAAVSIKCNSLLARVGAYYHDVGKIGKAQYFIENQLEGNVHETLKPEMSALVILSHVKEGVKLAAEAGVDECVLDFIAQHHGTTIVQYFFRKAAVSGGASDETVYRYPGPLPQTRETAIVMLADSVEAACRSIEDPSFENIKDTVHKIINNYFASGQLNECPITLKNIQKIGDVFTKTLISIHHIRLDYSDADKPSAEKQQ, translated from the coding sequence ATGGGCAGAGTTAAAAGTTTTTTTTCGCGTATTTTCCAAAGTTGGGCCGAGGCGCTGGATAAGCCCTCAAAGAATAAAAATATTCTGAAAAAAGACATTCCTTTTCCGGCATGGCTGCTCGGTGTCCTGATCTCATTGAGCGTGCTGATGGCGCTATCGGCGGAATTCGGTTTTGAAAAAAATTTCATCGCCGGGTCCGGGCTCTTTGTGATTATATGGATATACGCCGCTTTCTCGTTCATTAAAACTGAGAAAGAAATGAACCCGTCGAAGATCCTTTTGTCAGGGCTTGTTATTGTCTCAGCGGTGCTTATGACGCAGTTCGCGAAATCCAGAGAGATCAGCATGTATTTCGTCTTTACCCCGGCTGCGGCAAGCCTTCTTAATTTTCTTGTCTCGCGCCGGGTGGCGGAGAATGCAGCGCTGCTGATAAGTTTGATAGTGTCGTTCATATATCTCGGCAATTTCGAGGTGTTTTTTATTTCTTTCGTCGGCGGACTGGGGGCGATAGCTTTCCCCAGGAGAATCATAAAACGCTCTGATATATTTTTAAACGCTCTGTCCATATTCGTGTTTCTCCTCGCGGCGAATTTCGCGCTGCAGCTGCTGGGTATACACAGCGGCAATCTTATCTATGACGGTATAAGGTCGCCGTTCCTTGTCTCGTCGCTAACTTTTATTTTTATCATCAGCTTCTTTCCCCTTTTTGAGTGGGTTTTAAATCTGACCTCGGATGTGAGGCTGATAGAGCTCGGGGATTTCAACCACCCGCTTCTGAAAAAACTTATGATAGAAGCCCCCGGAACATATCACCACAGCCTTATGGTAGCGGCCCTGGCCGAGGCCGCGGCCGTATCCATAAAATGCAACAGCCTGCTGGCGCGTGTGGGGGCATATTATCATGATGTCGGGAAAATAGGCAAGGCGCAGTATTTCATCGAGAACCAGCTTGAGGGGAATGTGCATGAAACGCTGAAACCGGAAATGAGCGCCCTTGTGATCCTTTCCCATGTTAAAGAGGGCGTCAAGCTCGCCGCCGAAGCCGGGGTGGATGAGTGCGTGCTTGATTTCATAGCGCAGCATCACGGCACCACCATAGTGCAGTATTTTTTCAGGAAAGCCGCTGTTTCCGGAGGAGCCAGCGACGAAACCGTTTACAGGTATCCCGGGCCCCTGCCCCAGACCAGAGAGACGGCCATAGTTATGCTCGCCGACAGCGTAGAGGCCGCCTGCCGCTCCATAGAGGATCCGAGTTTCGAGAATATCAAAGACACCGTTCACAAGATAATCAACAATTATTTCGCCTCCGGCCAGCTCAATGAATGTCCCATAACGCTCAAAAATATACAGAAGATAGGCGATGTTTTTACAAAAACTCTGATTTCCATACATCACATAAGGCTTGATTATTCCGACGCGGATAAGCCGTCCGCGGAAAAACAGCAGTAA
- a CDS encoding PhoH family protein, protein MFDVGVSVRANSIVLRGKARDLDEAAKEIENLRRGGVLTDKRTGADIVPSAQPPLTFRGGRKISPSSPAQKKYMESMLKNPVTIATGPAGTGKTFLAVLCALSFLEEGRFSKIILSRPIVEAGERLGYLPGDFEEKVSPYLAPLNSAFITLAGERYYGRQKAAGVIEIVPLAYMRGRTLDDAFVILDEAQNTTALQMKMILTRLGPKGAICINGDETQIDLERGVKSGLVNAHEVLAGIRGIKFIKFSKRDVVRHPLVKKIVAAYGAVKK, encoded by the coding sequence ATGTTTGATGTGGGCGTGAGCGTCAGGGCGAACAGCATTGTCCTGCGCGGAAAAGCGCGCGATCTGGACGAGGCCGCTAAAGAAATTGAGAATCTCCGCAGAGGGGGCGTTCTTACGGACAAGCGCACCGGGGCCGATATTGTTCCTTCCGCCCAGCCGCCTCTTACATTCCGCGGCGGCCGTAAGATTTCTCCGTCTTCTCCCGCGCAGAAAAAGTATATGGAATCAATGCTGAAAAACCCCGTCACGATTGCCACGGGCCCGGCGGGGACGGGGAAAACTTTTCTGGCAGTCCTGTGCGCTCTCAGCTTTCTTGAGGAAGGGAGATTTTCCAAAATTATACTTTCCCGGCCCATTGTGGAGGCCGGCGAGCGGCTGGGCTATCTTCCCGGGGACTTTGAGGAAAAAGTGAGCCCCTATCTTGCTCCGCTCAACAGCGCTTTTATAACGCTGGCGGGCGAAAGATATTACGGGAGGCAGAAAGCCGCCGGTGTTATAGAGATCGTTCCGCTGGCCTATATGAGAGGAAGGACGTTGGACGACGCCTTTGTCATTCTTGATGAGGCTCAGAACACAACGGCCCTTCAGATGAAAATGATCCTGACCAGGCTGGGGCCCAAAGGGGCGATATGTATCAACGGCGATGAAACGCAGATAGATCTTGAAAGAGGGGTGAAGTCCGGCCTTGTCAACGCGCACGAGGTGCTTGCGGGCATCAGGGGTATCAAATTCATTAAGTTCAGTAAGAGGGATGTTGTCAGGCATCCGCTCGTTAAGAAAATAGTGGCGGCATACGGAGCCGTTAAAAAATAA
- the ybeY gene encoding rRNA maturation RNase YbeY gives MPRVEFFSEEPVRGLNIRKLRNFTSRAAGELSLQCPVNVVLTGSQGIKKLNRRFFSKTGVTDVMAFDLGRPPLPVGGKFCEIYVCLSEARKAALRLGHGIGKELRILIVHGLLHLSGMDDLSPSAKNKMLEAGDELVNKLER, from the coding sequence ATGCCCCGCGTGGAGTTTTTCAGCGAAGAGCCTGTGCGGGGGCTGAATATCAGAAAACTGAGAAATTTTACATCCCGCGCCGCCGGAGAGCTCTCTCTTCAATGCCCCGTCAATGTCGTGCTGACCGGATCACAGGGCATAAAAAAGCTGAACCGCCGTTTTTTTTCAAAAACCGGGGTGACGGATGTTATGGCTTTTGATCTCGGCCGGCCCCCATTGCCGGTCGGCGGGAAATTCTGCGAAATCTATGTGTGCCTCTCCGAGGCGCGGAAAGCCGCTTTGCGTTTAGGGCACGGCATAGGAAAAGAATTGCGGATTTTAATCGTCCACGGCCTGCTGCATTTATCCGGAATGGATGATCTCTCCCCCTCGGCTAAAAATAAAATGCTGGAGGCAGGGGATGAGCTGGTGAATAAACTGGAAAGATGA
- a CDS encoding TonB-dependent receptor: MLFREGGACRMFKISASVILFGCALCFLNSASSGSENIEEIVVYGERIFSPGSEIITAEDLALLPADSLEDVLRLSAGIDVRGRGGFGVQNDLSVSGGSFEQVLVLLDGVRMSDLQTGHHQMNIPVSKNDIERIEIISAPASSVYGAGAFSGAVNIITKKSHKKSVGAELAFYEKNTFSGRISFSPPMKGGNMLLSASRKRSPGYFPGRDFAVNDYFGRVFLPGKNSVSLSAGRQDKDFGAYHFYGTGTSGEREETCLEFANLEFRVPFSRSFFLSNKTFVRRHGDKFEYLWGGNLYGNSHQNIRSGNEAVLHFVSGYNSFSCGAEYSREEITSNVLKNEHTRAVSFFERFRRKKGISEFNLNLRTDRSGRWDKINSISMGEEITLNRLRVHILYASAFRPPSYTELHYWDPANEGDTALHLEKSRYYETGMTAGAFSAAVFLRSGRDIIDWVKFNSTDTFHAWNIPEFDTKGARLKYFFSFRAIGGQAGYTFLKASAPGGIYDSKYALRYPAHKFSLRLKGHLFPRASSRAGALSARHGGLSAAVSGSYLKRRSEAGYFVMDARIEKRFGNYSLFLEAANLFNRKFQSQPPVPAHGRWAGVGITAGL; this comes from the coding sequence ATGTTGTTTCGTGAAGGAGGCGCATGCCGGATGTTTAAAATTTCCGCTTCGGTGATTTTGTTTGGCTGCGCGCTGTGTTTTTTGAACAGTGCTTCCTCCGGCAGCGAAAACATTGAGGAAATAGTCGTTTACGGTGAACGGATCTTTTCCCCGGGCAGTGAGATAATAACAGCCGAAGATCTCGCGCTCCTGCCGGCCGATTCGCTGGAGGATGTTTTGAGATTATCGGCCGGAATAGACGTCAGGGGGCGCGGAGGCTTCGGCGTTCAGAACGACCTTTCTGTTTCAGGCGGTTCTTTTGAGCAGGTTCTGGTGCTCCTTGACGGGGTGAGAATGAGCGATCTGCAGACCGGACATCACCAGATGAATATACCGGTGTCCAAAAACGATATTGAGAGAATCGAGATAATTTCCGCCCCCGCCTCATCCGTTTACGGCGCCGGAGCTTTTTCGGGAGCGGTCAATATCATCACCAAAAAATCGCACAAAAAATCCGTGGGCGCCGAGCTGGCTTTTTATGAAAAAAATACTTTCAGCGGCAGGATAAGTTTTTCGCCGCCGATGAAGGGCGGGAATATGCTGCTTTCGGCCTCAAGAAAGAGATCTCCCGGCTATTTCCCCGGGAGGGATTTTGCCGTGAACGACTATTTCGGCAGGGTGTTTTTACCCGGGAAAAACAGCGTGAGCCTGAGCGCCGGAAGGCAGGACAAGGATTTCGGGGCGTATCATTTTTACGGCACCGGCACTTCGGGTGAAAGGGAGGAGACCTGCCTTGAATTCGCCAATCTTGAATTCAGGGTTCCGTTCAGCCGGTCGTTTTTTCTGAGCAATAAAACATTTGTCAGACGGCACGGGGATAAATTCGAATATTTGTGGGGCGGGAATTTGTACGGCAACAGCCATCAGAATATACGGAGTGGGAATGAAGCTGTTTTGCATTTCGTTTCAGGTTATAACTCTTTTTCGTGTGGGGCGGAGTATTCGCGGGAAGAAATAACAAGCAATGTTCTGAAAAACGAGCATACGCGCGCGGTGTCATTTTTTGAGCGCTTCCGCCGTAAAAAAGGGATATCCGAATTCAATCTTAATTTGAGGACGGACCGCAGCGGCCGCTGGGATAAGATAAACTCGATTTCCATGGGAGAAGAAATCACGCTGAACCGCTTGCGCGTACATATTCTTTACGCTTCGGCTTTCAGGCCGCCCTCTTATACGGAATTGCATTATTGGGATCCGGCGAATGAGGGCGACACGGCTCTTCATCTTGAAAAAAGCAGATATTACGAAACGGGCATGACGGCCGGGGCTTTTTCGGCGGCGGTTTTTCTGCGTTCCGGCAGAGATATCATAGACTGGGTGAAATTCAATTCAACGGACACTTTCCATGCGTGGAATATCCCGGAATTTGACACGAAGGGCGCGCGTTTGAAATATTTTTTCTCTTTCCGCGCGATAGGCGGCCAGGCCGGCTACACTTTTCTCAAGGCATCCGCGCCCGGAGGTATTTATGACTCAAAATACGCGTTAAGGTATCCCGCTCATAAATTTTCTCTTCGGCTCAAAGGGCATCTGTTTCCAAGAGCTTCATCACGCGCCGGCGCACTTTCAGCCCGCCACGGCGGACTTTCAGCCGCGGTGTCGGGCTCTTATTTGAAGAGGCGCTCTGAGGCGGGATATTTTGTGATGGACGCCAGAATAGAAAAGAGATTCGGCAATTACAGCCTGTTTCTGGAAGCGGCTAATTTGTTCAACAGGAAATTCCAGTCTCAGCCGCCCGTGCCCGCTCACGGCAGATGGGCGGGAGTGGGTATCACTGCCGGTTTGTAA
- a CDS encoding LysM peptidoglycan-binding domain-containing protein: MKKIMVIVLCGFLAACGGKKAMTAEQEARLNARDAIIRAEKIIAVCAQEEVPVPDAEKLLNEAKQALEGGDYLPAKEKADASYSLAKKALDDAREAREKALREARKEFDAERADSYTVRSWAETRDCLWNIAKQSRIYNDPWQWKKIYMANKDQIKDPDLIYKGQVFKIPR; the protein is encoded by the coding sequence ATGAAAAAAATTATGGTGATTGTTCTTTGCGGTTTTTTGGCCGCCTGCGGCGGCAAGAAAGCGATGACGGCTGAACAAGAAGCCCGCTTGAACGCGAGGGATGCCATCATCAGAGCCGAAAAAATTATAGCTGTGTGCGCCCAGGAGGAAGTGCCCGTGCCTGACGCAGAAAAACTTCTGAACGAGGCGAAGCAGGCCCTTGAGGGCGGCGATTATCTCCCCGCGAAGGAAAAGGCGGACGCTTCATATTCTCTGGCGAAAAAAGCGTTGGATGACGCGCGCGAGGCAAGGGAAAAGGCTCTTAGAGAGGCGAGGAAAGAGTTTGACGCAGAAAGGGCTGATTCTTATACTGTCAGGAGCTGGGCTGAAACGCGGGATTGTCTCTGGAACATAGCCAAACAGAGCCGGATATACAATGATCCGTGGCAGTGGAAAAAAATATACATGGCTAACAAGGACCAGATAAAAGATCCCGACCTCATCTACAAAGGACAGGTTTTTAAAATTCCGCGTTAA